One genomic segment of Streptomyces sp. RKND-216 includes these proteins:
- a CDS encoding VIT1/CCC1 transporter family protein produces the protein MASAQKETPTPGADAEPHGHRDVNGGWLRPAVFGAMDGLVSNLGLMTGVAGSSASQQTVVIAGLAGLAAGAFSMAAGEYTSVASQRELVQAELDVERRELRSNPQDEIRELAAAYEARGVEPELAAQVAEQISRDPEQALDVHAREELGVDPGDLPSPTVAAVSSFGSFSVGAAVPVLPYLFGAGALWPAVVVALLALFLCGAVVARVTARSWWYSGLRQMLLGGAAAAVTYGLGAVFGVAVG, from the coding sequence ATGGCCAGCGCCCAAAAAGAGACGCCGACCCCCGGCGCGGACGCGGAACCGCACGGTCACCGCGACGTCAACGGCGGCTGGCTGCGTCCCGCGGTGTTCGGCGCGATGGACGGCCTCGTCTCCAACCTCGGCCTGATGACCGGCGTCGCCGGCTCCTCGGCCTCCCAGCAGACCGTGGTCATCGCCGGCCTGGCCGGTCTCGCCGCCGGAGCCTTCTCCATGGCGGCGGGGGAGTACACTTCCGTGGCCTCGCAGCGCGAGCTGGTGCAGGCCGAGCTGGACGTGGAGCGGCGCGAGCTGCGGAGCAACCCGCAGGACGAGATACGGGAGCTGGCGGCCGCCTACGAGGCCCGCGGCGTGGAACCGGAACTGGCCGCGCAGGTCGCCGAGCAGATATCCCGCGACCCCGAGCAGGCGCTGGACGTGCACGCCCGCGAGGAGCTGGGCGTCGACCCCGGCGACCTCCCCTCCCCGACGGTCGCCGCCGTGTCGTCCTTCGGCTCCTTCTCCGTCGGTGCGGCCGTGCCCGTACTGCCGTACCTCTTCGGCGCCGGAGCCCTGTGGCCGGCCGTCGTCGTGGCGCTGCTCGCGCTGTTCCTGTGCGGCGCGGTCGTGGCGAGGGTGACTGCACGGTCCTGGTGGTACAGCGGCCTGCGGCAGATGCTGCTGGGCGGCGCGGCGGCCGCGGTGACCTACGGGCTGGGTGCCGTCTTCGGCGTGGCCGTGGGCTGA
- the gltB gene encoding glutamate synthase large subunit, which yields MYDPRYEHDACGVGFVATLTGVPSHELVQQALTVLRNLEHRGATGSDPDTGDGAGILLQVPDAFLREEVPFDLPAAGGYAVGLAFLPAEPAAEEEAVARIGEIAAEEGLSVLGWREVPVAPQLLGEGARETMPTFRQLFLADAAGERTGVALDRIAFVARKRAEREAGTYFASLSARTLVYKGMLTTGQLEPFFPDLSDRRLTSAIALVHSRFSTNTFPSWPLAHPYRFVAHNGEINTVQGNRNWMRARESQLASDLFGDDAKLARIFPVCTPGASDSATFDEVLELLHLGGRSLPHSVLMMVPEAWENSASGESMDPARRAFYQYHSTMMEPWDGPACVTFTDGTQVGAVLDRNGLRPGRYWVTDDGLVVLGSEVGVLDIDPSRVVRKGRLQPGRMFLVDTAEHRIIEDDEIKATLAAEHPYEEWLEAGLIELADLPEREHIVHTHRSVTRRQQTFGYTEEELRVILAPMAQTGAEPIGSMGTDSPIAALSTRPRLIFDYFTQLFAQVTNPPLDAIREELVTSLISSLGPQGNLLEPTSASCRSVTLPFPVIDNDELAKLIHINADGDLPGFKSTTLSGLYRVHDGGEGLAARIKEICKEADAAIAAGARLVVLSDRHSDAEHAPIPSLLLTSAVHHHLIRTKQRTQVGLLIEAGDVREVHHVALLIGYGAAAVNPYLAMESVEDLVRAGTFLPGIDEMAPEEAIGNLIKALGKGVLKVMSKMGISTVASYRGAQVFEAVGLDESFVDTYFHGTTTKIGGAGLDVVAKEVGARHAKAYPATGIAPAHRALDIGGEYQWRREGEPHLFDPDTVFRLQHSTRERRYDIFKQYTRRVDEQAERLMTLRGLFRMKEGERQPVPIDEVEPVSEIVKRFSTGAMSYGSISQEAHETLAIAMNRIGGKSNTGEGGEDPERLYDPQRRSAIKQVASGRFGVTSEYLVNSDDIQIKMAQGAKPGEGGQLPGHKVYPWVAKTRHSTPGVGLISPPPHHDIYSIEDLAQLIHDLKNANPAARIHVKLVSEVGVGTVAAGVSKAHADVVLISGHDGGTGASPLTSLKHAGGPWELGLAETQQTLLLNGLRDRIVVQTDGQLKTGRDVLIAALLGAEEFGFATAPLVVSGCVMMRVCHLDTCPVGIATQNPVLRERYAGKAEHVVNFFEFIAEEVRELLAELGFRSLDEAVGHAELLDVSRAVDHWKAAGLDLGPLLHVPDLPEGAVRHQVVEQDHGLAKALDNQLIKLSADALNAESVEAAQPVRARLHIRNINRTVGTMLGHEVTKRFGGAGLPDDTIDVTFTGSAGQSFGAFLPRGITLRLEGDANDYVGKGLSGGRVAVRPERGADHLAEYSTIAGNTLAYGATGGEMYLRGRVGERFCVRNSGATVVSEGVGDHGCEYMTGGAAVVLGDTGRNFGAGMSGGFAYVIDLDPANVNVALRPALNPLDDTDRQWLHDVVRRHQEETGSTVAEKLLADWDAAADRFTKIVPPQYQAVLAAKEAAERAGLPESETHEKMMEAALNG from the coding sequence ATGTACGACCCCCGGTACGAGCACGACGCCTGCGGCGTCGGCTTCGTGGCCACACTCACCGGCGTTCCCAGCCACGAGCTGGTGCAGCAGGCGCTGACGGTCCTGCGCAACCTTGAGCACCGCGGTGCCACCGGTTCCGACCCGGACACCGGCGACGGCGCCGGCATCCTCCTCCAGGTCCCCGACGCCTTCCTGCGGGAGGAGGTCCCCTTCGACCTGCCCGCCGCCGGCGGCTACGCCGTAGGCCTGGCGTTTCTCCCCGCCGAGCCGGCCGCCGAGGAGGAGGCCGTCGCGCGGATCGGTGAGATCGCGGCGGAGGAGGGCCTGAGCGTCCTCGGCTGGCGTGAGGTGCCGGTCGCCCCGCAGCTGCTGGGCGAGGGTGCCCGCGAGACCATGCCCACGTTCCGGCAGTTGTTCCTCGCCGACGCGGCGGGTGAGCGCACCGGCGTCGCCCTGGACCGGATCGCGTTCGTCGCCCGCAAGCGGGCCGAGCGCGAGGCTGGCACCTACTTTGCCTCACTGTCCGCCCGCACCCTGGTCTACAAGGGCATGCTGACCACCGGGCAGCTGGAGCCGTTCTTCCCCGACCTGTCGGACCGGCGGCTCACCAGCGCCATCGCCCTGGTGCACTCCCGGTTCTCCACCAACACCTTCCCCTCCTGGCCGCTGGCCCACCCCTACCGCTTCGTCGCGCACAACGGCGAGATCAACACCGTGCAGGGCAACCGCAACTGGATGCGCGCCCGCGAATCGCAGCTGGCCTCGGACCTGTTCGGCGACGACGCGAAGCTGGCCCGGATCTTCCCCGTCTGCACGCCGGGCGCGTCGGACTCCGCGACCTTCGACGAGGTGCTGGAACTCCTGCACCTGGGCGGGCGCTCGCTGCCGCATTCGGTGCTGATGATGGTCCCCGAGGCGTGGGAGAACTCTGCTTCCGGCGAATCCATGGACCCGGCCCGGCGCGCCTTCTACCAGTACCACTCCACGATGATGGAGCCCTGGGACGGCCCGGCGTGCGTCACCTTCACCGACGGCACCCAGGTCGGCGCCGTGCTCGACCGCAACGGCCTGCGCCCCGGCCGCTACTGGGTCACCGACGACGGCCTGGTCGTCCTCGGCTCGGAGGTCGGCGTCCTCGACATCGACCCGTCCAGGGTGGTGCGCAAGGGCCGCCTCCAGCCCGGCCGGATGTTCCTCGTCGACACCGCGGAGCACCGCATCATCGAGGACGACGAGATCAAGGCCACGCTGGCCGCCGAACACCCCTACGAGGAGTGGCTGGAGGCCGGTCTGATCGAGCTGGCCGACCTGCCCGAGCGCGAGCACATCGTGCACACCCATCGCTCGGTGACCCGGCGTCAGCAGACCTTCGGATACACCGAGGAGGAGCTCCGCGTCATCCTCGCGCCGATGGCCCAGACCGGCGCCGAACCGATCGGCTCCATGGGCACCGACTCACCGATCGCCGCGCTGTCCACCCGGCCCCGGCTCATCTTCGACTACTTCACCCAGCTGTTCGCGCAGGTCACCAACCCTCCGCTGGACGCCATCCGCGAGGAACTCGTCACCTCGCTGATCTCGTCGCTCGGCCCGCAGGGCAACCTCCTGGAGCCGACCTCGGCGTCCTGCCGCAGCGTCACGCTGCCGTTCCCGGTGATCGACAACGACGAGCTGGCCAAGCTCATCCACATCAACGCCGACGGCGACCTGCCCGGTTTCAAGTCCACGACCCTGTCCGGCCTGTACCGGGTGCACGACGGGGGAGAGGGCCTGGCCGCCCGCATCAAGGAGATCTGCAAGGAGGCCGACGCCGCCATAGCGGCCGGCGCACGCCTCGTCGTGCTCTCCGACCGGCACTCCGACGCCGAGCACGCGCCCATCCCGTCGTTGCTGCTGACCTCGGCCGTGCACCACCACCTGATCCGCACCAAGCAGCGCACCCAGGTGGGACTGCTGATCGAGGCCGGCGACGTGCGCGAGGTGCACCACGTCGCCCTGCTCATCGGCTACGGTGCCGCCGCCGTCAACCCTTACCTGGCCATGGAGTCCGTGGAGGACCTGGTCCGGGCCGGCACCTTCCTGCCCGGCATCGACGAGATGGCCCCCGAGGAGGCCATCGGCAACCTCATCAAGGCCCTCGGCAAGGGCGTCCTGAAGGTGATGTCCAAGATGGGCATCTCCACTGTCGCCTCCTACCGCGGCGCGCAGGTCTTCGAGGCCGTCGGTCTGGACGAGTCGTTCGTCGACACCTACTTCCACGGCACCACCACCAAGATCGGCGGCGCCGGCCTGGACGTCGTCGCCAAGGAGGTCGGAGCCCGGCATGCCAAGGCCTACCCGGCCACCGGCATCGCCCCCGCGCACCGCGCCCTCGACATCGGCGGCGAGTACCAGTGGCGCCGCGAGGGCGAACCGCACCTCTTCGACCCGGACACCGTCTTCCGTCTCCAGCACTCCACCCGTGAGCGCCGCTACGACATCTTCAAGCAGTACACCCGGCGCGTCGACGAGCAGGCCGAGCGCCTGATGACGCTGCGCGGCCTGTTCCGCATGAAGGAGGGCGAGCGGCAGCCGGTGCCGATCGACGAGGTCGAGCCGGTGTCAGAGATCGTCAAGCGGTTCTCCACCGGCGCCATGTCCTACGGCTCCATCTCCCAGGAGGCGCACGAGACCCTGGCCATCGCCATGAACCGCATCGGCGGCAAGTCCAACACCGGCGAGGGCGGCGAGGACCCGGAGCGGCTCTACGATCCGCAGCGCCGCTCCGCGATCAAGCAGGTCGCCTCCGGCCGGTTCGGCGTGACCAGCGAGTACCTGGTCAACTCCGACGACATCCAGATCAAGATGGCGCAGGGCGCCAAGCCCGGCGAGGGCGGTCAGCTGCCCGGTCACAAGGTGTACCCGTGGGTGGCGAAGACCCGGCACTCCACGCCCGGCGTCGGCCTCATCTCGCCGCCCCCGCACCACGACATCTACTCCATCGAGGACCTCGCCCAGCTCATCCACGACCTGAAGAACGCCAACCCGGCGGCCCGCATCCACGTGAAGCTGGTCTCCGAGGTCGGCGTCGGCACCGTCGCCGCGGGCGTGTCCAAGGCGCACGCGGACGTGGTGCTCATCTCCGGCCACGACGGCGGCACCGGCGCCTCGCCGCTGACCTCCCTCAAGCACGCCGGCGGCCCCTGGGAACTGGGCCTGGCCGAGACCCAGCAGACGCTGCTGCTCAACGGCCTGCGCGACCGCATCGTGGTGCAGACCGACGGCCAGCTCAAGACCGGCCGCGACGTGCTGATCGCCGCGCTCCTCGGCGCCGAGGAGTTCGGCTTCGCCACCGCGCCGCTGGTCGTGTCCGGCTGCGTGATGATGCGCGTGTGCCACCTGGACACCTGCCCGGTCGGCATCGCCACCCAGAACCCGGTGCTGCGGGAGCGCTACGCCGGCAAGGCCGAACACGTCGTCAACTTCTTCGAGTTCATCGCCGAGGAGGTCCGCGAACTCCTCGCCGAACTGGGCTTCCGCAGCCTGGACGAGGCCGTCGGCCACGCCGAACTCCTCGACGTCAGCCGCGCCGTGGACCACTGGAAGGCCGCCGGCCTGGACCTCGGGCCGCTGCTGCACGTGCCCGACCTGCCCGAGGGCGCCGTCCGGCACCAGGTCGTCGAACAGGACCACGGACTGGCCAAGGCGCTGGACAACCAGCTCATCAAGCTGTCCGCGGACGCGCTGAACGCCGAGTCCGTCGAGGCCGCCCAGCCGGTCCGCGCCCGCCTCCACATCCGCAACATCAACCGCACGGTCGGCACCATGCTCGGCCACGAGGTCACCAAGCGGTTCGGCGGCGCCGGCCTGCCCGACGACACCATCGACGTCACCTTCACCGGCTCCGCCGGCCAGTCCTTCGGCGCGTTCCTGCCGCGCGGCATCACGCTCCGCCTGGAGGGCGACGCCAACGACTACGTCGGCAAGGGCCTGTCCGGCGGCCGCGTCGCCGTGCGCCCCGAACGGGGCGCAGACCACCTGGCCGAGTACTCCACCATCGCCGGCAACACCCTCGCCTACGGCGCCACCGGCGGCGAGATGTACCTCCGAGGCCGCGTCGGCGAACGCTTCTGCGTCCGCAACTCCGGCGCCACCGTGGTCTCCGAGGGCGTCGGCGACCACGGCTGCGAGTACATGACCGGCGGCGCGGCCGTCGTTCTCGGAGACACCGGACGGAACTTCGGCGCCGGCATGTCCGGCGGCTTCGCCTACGTCATCGACCTCGACCCGGCGAACGTCAACGTCGCGCTCCGCCCCGCGCTCAACCCCCTGGACGACACCGACCGGCAGTGGCTGCACGACGTGGTGCGCCGCCACCAGGAGGAGACCGGCTCCACCGTCGCCGAGAAGCTCCTCGCCGACTGGGACGCCGCAGCCGACCGCTTCACCAAGATCGTTCCCCCGCAGTACCAGGCAGTGCTCGCCGCCAAGGAAGCCGCCGAGCGAGCCGGACTCCCCGAGTCCGAGACCCACGAGAAGATGATGGAGGCGGCGCTCAATGGCTGA
- a CDS encoding glutamate synthase subunit beta, with protein MADPKGFLTTGREVAETRPVSERVQDWNEVYVPGSLLPIIGKQAGRCMDCGIPFCHNGCPLGNLIPEWNDYAYREDWAAASERLHATNNFPEFTGRLCPAPCESACVLGINQPPVTIKNVEVTIIDKAWEAGDVTPQPPERLSGKTVAVIGSGPAGLAAAQQLTRAGHTVAVYERADRIGGLLRYGIPEFKMEKRHINRRIEQMRAEGTKFRTETEIGVDIDAKQLRKRYDAVVIAAGATTARDLPVPGRELNGVHQAMEYLPLSNKVQEGDLTASPISAEGKHVVVIGGGDTGADCVGTAHRQGAASVTQLEIMPRPGEERPSHQPWPTFPMLYKVTSAHEEGGDRVYSVSTTHFEGDENGDVQWLHLIEVEMKDGKLEQQPGTEKKIPAQLVTLAMGFTGVDRENGLVEQFGVELDERGNVARDADYATNVDGVFVAGDAGRGQSLIVWAIAEGRSAARGVDRYLTGAASTLHAPIKPTDRALTV; from the coding sequence ATGGCTGACCCCAAGGGCTTCCTGACCACCGGCCGCGAGGTCGCCGAGACCCGGCCGGTCTCCGAACGCGTGCAGGACTGGAACGAGGTCTACGTCCCCGGTTCGCTGCTCCCCATCATCGGCAAGCAGGCCGGCCGTTGCATGGACTGCGGCATCCCGTTCTGCCACAACGGCTGCCCGCTCGGGAACCTCATCCCCGAGTGGAACGACTACGCCTACCGCGAGGACTGGGCCGCCGCCAGCGAGCGGCTGCACGCCACCAACAACTTCCCCGAGTTCACCGGCCGGCTCTGCCCCGCGCCGTGCGAGTCGGCCTGCGTGCTGGGCATCAACCAGCCGCCGGTGACCATCAAGAACGTCGAGGTCACCATCATCGACAAGGCGTGGGAGGCCGGCGACGTCACCCCGCAGCCCCCGGAGCGGCTCTCGGGCAAGACCGTCGCCGTCATCGGCTCCGGGCCCGCCGGGCTCGCCGCCGCGCAGCAGCTCACCCGCGCCGGTCACACCGTCGCCGTCTACGAGCGCGCCGACCGCATCGGCGGCCTGCTGCGGTACGGCATCCCCGAGTTCAAGATGGAGAAGCGGCACATCAACCGCCGGATCGAGCAGATGCGGGCCGAGGGCACCAAGTTCCGCACCGAGACCGAGATCGGCGTGGACATCGACGCGAAGCAGCTGCGCAAGCGCTACGACGCGGTCGTCATCGCCGCGGGCGCCACCACCGCCCGCGACCTGCCCGTCCCCGGGCGCGAGCTGAACGGCGTGCACCAGGCGATGGAGTACCTGCCGCTGTCCAACAAGGTGCAGGAGGGCGACCTGACGGCCTCCCCGATCTCCGCCGAGGGCAAGCACGTCGTCGTCATCGGCGGCGGCGACACCGGTGCCGACTGCGTCGGCACCGCCCACCGCCAGGGCGCCGCGTCCGTCACCCAGCTCGAGATCATGCCCCGGCCGGGCGAGGAGCGCCCCTCCCACCAGCCGTGGCCGACGTTCCCCATGCTCTACAAGGTCACCAGCGCGCACGAGGAGGGCGGCGACCGCGTGTACTCGGTCTCCACCACCCACTTCGAGGGAGACGAGAACGGCGACGTCCAGTGGCTGCACCTCATCGAGGTGGAGATGAAGGACGGCAAGCTCGAGCAGCAGCCGGGCACCGAGAAGAAGATCCCGGCGCAGCTGGTCACCCTCGCCATGGGCTTCACCGGCGTCGACCGGGAGAACGGCCTGGTCGAGCAGTTCGGCGTGGAACTCGACGAACGCGGCAACGTCGCCCGCGACGCCGACTACGCCACTAACGTCGACGGCGTGTTCGTCGCCGGCGACGCCGGCCGCGGCCAGTCCCTCATCGTGTGGGCCATCGCCGAGGGCCGCTCCGCAGCCCGCGGCGTGGACCGCTACCTCACCGGCGCAGCCAGCACGCTGCACGCGCCGATCAAGCCGACGGACCGCGCGCTCACCGTGTAG
- a CDS encoding ArsB/NhaD family transporter, with protein sequence MATGLLDVGAAEAALVRLAPLLAFLASVIVLAELTGAAGDRVLFAVPAVATTGFLAAILGAEVPLWAASGAAALVVVGAFAVRRPGVLRPSLVPWRLLVLVPGLFLVVETVTVHGLHGWLVTAMGADGGVVGMFRSAAVGAGLSNVLNNLPVYLAGEGAVPVCQPQRLAALLIGTNVGALVVPWASLATLLCLERCRRHRTRVPADRFVVTGLVLSLAATAAATGALALLGR encoded by the coding sequence GTGGCGACGGGGCTGCTGGACGTGGGCGCGGCGGAGGCGGCGCTGGTGCGGCTGGCGCCACTGCTGGCGTTCCTGGCGTCGGTGATCGTGCTGGCGGAGCTGACCGGCGCGGCCGGTGACCGGGTGCTGTTCGCCGTCCCGGCGGTTGCGACGACGGGGTTCCTGGCGGCGATCCTGGGGGCGGAGGTGCCGCTGTGGGCGGCGTCGGGGGCGGCGGCGCTGGTCGTGGTGGGGGCGTTCGCGGTGCGGCGGCCGGGGGTGCTGCGGCCGTCGCTGGTCCCGTGGCGGCTGCTGGTGCTGGTGCCGGGGCTCTTTCTGGTGGTGGAGACGGTCACTGTGCACGGCCTGCACGGGTGGCTGGTGACGGCGATGGGCGCGGACGGCGGTGTGGTGGGGATGTTCCGTTCCGCGGCCGTCGGCGCGGGGCTGTCGAACGTGCTCAACAACCTGCCGGTGTACCTGGCGGGTGAGGGCGCGGTACCGGTGTGCCAGCCGCAGCGCCTCGCGGCGCTGCTGATCGGCACGAACGTGGGGGCGCTGGTGGTGCCGTGGGCGTCGCTGGCGACGCTGCTGTGCCTGGAGCGGTGCCGGCGGCACAGGACGCGGGTGCCCGCGGACCGGTTCGTGGTGACCGGGCTGGTGCTGTCGCTGGCCGCCACGGCGGCGGCGACGGGGGCGCTGGCGCTCCTCGGGCGGTGA
- a CDS encoding PPOX class F420-dependent oxidoreductase, whose product MSPSIATNTTVGRADLLDFLRPRHRSLLITRRSDGSVQASPVTCGVDGAGRIVVSSYPERAKVHNARREPAVNMVVLSDEWDGPWVQVDGDAEVIDAPDSVEPLVEYFRCISGEHPDWDEYRAAMLRQGKSIVRVTPRRWGPVATGGFPARLADAAE is encoded by the coding sequence ATGAGTCCTTCGATCGCGACGAACACCACGGTGGGCCGGGCCGACCTGCTGGACTTCTTGCGTCCACGGCACCGGTCCCTGCTGATCACGCGGCGTTCCGACGGTTCGGTGCAGGCGTCGCCGGTGACGTGCGGTGTGGACGGGGCGGGCCGGATCGTGGTGTCGAGCTATCCGGAGCGCGCCAAGGTGCACAACGCCCGCCGGGAGCCGGCGGTGAACATGGTGGTGCTGTCGGACGAGTGGGACGGCCCGTGGGTGCAGGTGGACGGCGACGCCGAGGTGATCGACGCGCCGGACTCGGTGGAGCCGCTGGTGGAGTACTTCCGCTGCATCTCCGGTGAACATCCGGACTGGGACGAGTACCGGGCGGCGATGCTGCGGCAGGGCAAGTCGATCGTGCGGGTCACGCCGCGGCGCTGGGGGCCGGTGGCGACCGGCGGCTTCCCGGCGCGGCTGGCGGACGCCGCGGAGTAG
- a CDS encoding chorismate mutase gives MNETDRIDESAAAQLLELRDSIDNIDAAVVHMLAERFKCTQRVGRLKADHHLPPADPDRESRQITRLRELAENAKLDPAFAEKLLNFIIAEVIRHHETIAGGTPGSTPGGKKT, from the coding sequence ATGAACGAGACCGACCGGATCGACGAGTCCGCCGCCGCCCAGCTCCTCGAGCTGCGGGACAGCATCGACAACATCGACGCGGCCGTGGTGCACATGCTCGCCGAGCGCTTCAAATGCACCCAGCGCGTCGGCCGCCTCAAGGCCGACCACCACCTGCCGCCCGCCGACCCGGACCGGGAGTCCCGCCAGATCACCCGCCTGCGCGAGCTCGCCGAGAACGCGAAACTGGACCCGGCCTTCGCGGAGAAGCTCCTCAACTTCATCATCGCCGAGGTGATCCGCCACCACGAGACCATCGCCGGCGGCACCCCCGGAAGCACCCCCGGCGGCAAGAAGACCTGA
- the pyk gene encoding pyruvate kinase: MRRAKIVSTLGPASDSYEVIRALVEAGTDMVRLSTGDGSHVELEGRYARLRRASADVGRSVGVLADLHGPKVRLGRFREGPVLLERGDVFRLFSAEAEGDHEGCGTTHEGLADDVRPGSEVLVDEGRVVLEVSSVSGGVVTTRVVRGGLVSDHKGVNLPGVPSPGSALGGKVVEDLRWALRLGVDVVALSSVRGAEDAVEARRVMAEEGHRVPVIAKIEKPHAVEALEALVDAFDGIMVASGELGVEMALESVPLVQKRAVKLARRMAKPAIVTTQMLDSMVEASRPTRAEASDVANAVMDGADALMLSEETSVGSHPVEAVRTMGRIVAAAEEDMLAEGLRPLAEEDKPRTQGGSVARAAAEIGDFLGARGLVAFTQSGDTVRRLSRYRSPIPVLAFTPEPTTRAQLGLSWGVEAFCVPVVRTTDEMVAQVDEELLRLGRCSRGDLVVITAGSPPGVPGTTNLVRVHRIGEAG; this comes from the coding sequence ATGCGCCGCGCGAAGATCGTCAGCACTCTGGGTCCCGCCTCCGACTCGTATGAGGTGATCAGGGCGCTCGTCGAGGCGGGCACGGACATGGTGCGGCTGTCTACGGGCGACGGTTCGCACGTCGAGCTGGAGGGCCGGTACGCGCGGCTGCGGAGGGCGTCGGCGGACGTCGGGAGGAGCGTCGGCGTACTGGCGGACCTTCACGGCCCGAAGGTTCGGCTGGGCCGGTTCCGCGAGGGTCCTGTGCTTCTTGAACGCGGGGACGTGTTCCGGCTGTTCTCGGCGGAGGCCGAAGGGGACCACGAGGGGTGCGGCACCACGCACGAAGGGCTGGCCGACGACGTGCGTCCGGGCTCGGAGGTTCTGGTCGACGAGGGCCGGGTGGTGCTGGAGGTGTCCAGCGTGTCGGGTGGGGTCGTGACGACGCGGGTGGTACGCGGCGGCCTGGTCTCCGACCACAAGGGCGTGAACCTGCCGGGGGTGCCGTCGCCGGGCTCGGCGCTGGGCGGGAAGGTCGTCGAGGATCTGCGGTGGGCGCTGCGGCTGGGCGTGGACGTGGTCGCCCTGTCGTCGGTGCGCGGGGCGGAGGACGCGGTGGAGGCGCGGCGCGTGATGGCCGAGGAGGGTCACCGGGTGCCGGTGATCGCGAAGATCGAGAAGCCGCATGCGGTGGAGGCGCTGGAGGCCCTGGTCGACGCGTTCGACGGCATCATGGTGGCGAGTGGCGAACTGGGCGTGGAGATGGCGCTGGAGTCGGTTCCGCTGGTGCAGAAGCGGGCGGTGAAGCTGGCGAGGCGGATGGCGAAGCCGGCGATCGTGACGACGCAGATGCTCGATTCGATGGTGGAGGCGTCGCGTCCGACGCGTGCGGAGGCCTCGGACGTCGCGAACGCCGTGATGGACGGCGCGGACGCGCTGATGCTGTCGGAGGAGACGAGCGTGGGCTCGCATCCGGTGGAGGCGGTGCGCACCATGGGCCGGATCGTGGCGGCCGCGGAGGAGGACATGCTGGCGGAGGGCCTGCGTCCGCTGGCGGAGGAGGACAAGCCGCGGACGCAGGGCGGTTCGGTGGCGCGGGCGGCGGCGGAGATCGGCGATTTCCTGGGCGCACGCGGTCTGGTGGCGTTCACGCAGTCCGGGGACACGGTGCGGCGGCTGTCGCGGTACCGGTCGCCGATTCCGGTGCTGGCGTTCACCCCGGAGCCGACGACGCGGGCGCAGCTCGGCCTGTCGTGGGGGGTGGAGGCGTTCTGCGTGCCGGTGGTGCGCACCACGGACGAGATGGTGGCGCAGGTCGACGAGGAGCTGCTGCGGCTGGGGCGCTGCTCCCGCGGCGATCTGGTGGTGATCACGGCCGGTTCTCCGCCGGGTGTGCCAGGGACGACGAACCTGGTCCGGGTGCACCGCATCGGCGAGGCCGGGTAG